One Dictyostelium discoideum AX4 chromosome 3 chromosome, whole genome shotgun sequence genomic region harbors:
- the pikG gene encoding phosphatidylinositol 3-kinase — MNDNNNNYTNNEEIINQLKSKNQETETKILKLYNAVKIDKIKRKQEFENIEEQNRKLSIQIIDLNNKIEVTNNSNEKEIELLRNQIQKEKDKFENGLIKSKEFEKSYNSSSPLNNSQSFRQLKEFEINCHHLETKLNDSSIINSSKTNHLNQLITSTESKIENHNKILQEKERIKNNKIEYELLLEELDKINKSVNLTNSGPNSMYITILDNEIMNNLVISLENNIKTLKSPNSSTTSFISSNGGSSNGGSSIISSNGSSDSSLSFENLSKLLIKQSSFDSNNLHKKKETNELQQQQQQQQQQQQQQQQQQQQQQQIETTATTTTVLLTAEEEFNKKIESIQIKQKERKMKIKESLSNSNNNLPIFAFENSIRYPINIITPTITYQLSYSLEFDTIQSLSNKIYQHIDSIDAVILKRLRIYSMEQLILKTSSNYYFQAVSQNQQPLKYIPYFSNINKNQSIDLYIVSKFVEDEFNTQMSTILGNDLLLENNRSTEESISFRNKMIKFLDQVKSHQIQLDNETTLLQSSSSTTTTTPTITTPPNILGNNISPFSSPPTSPNSSMSSLPSLKSSTSQLSLIIGNSRPLSQSCNSLNNLQDNNNNNNNNNNNSITNSKSSSSNNLFKSILKSNAINIAMNNNNSSNNNNEEFEQFIGNSWKSCSPSSSSLNKRLLMFSPSTSPMSSLSSSPMSSSPSTSMISLPNFMILKQKSINNLNLSSNWSLTESNCTIRLYITKNIIKTFVCSIQSTIGELKELIFKKFQKIIESEHHEIQSNKFLIKIRGLEIYLTNQQSQLSSIGYINSKSRRQKKIDLLLILINQFNMIEINKFQLDSYDFQFNQQLEKNIFFDQQLNENIFPSNLSYGCGKNFKIRIGSLKNFDISRIGKLYGIKNTSSSKIYVLAQIYQGEFYKISNEMQTPKLPLSSNPSWLCTLEGPSFNQIPSNAIISLKVLINDTIIGWINYHIWNYKNKLNTGFMNLKLWSNDKIFNPTYLHRNYFNKNKNQNQNNNNNFTNYNESNEDDFETLMLSFEIDLSLQSIYFSPEPLDNHQLQILEEKYFMSTMSTPDSNQNQLIINSILKKDVLTDLKKEEKELIWKNRNYCKNQMNNSISKLILSVPWNDSESVQEFYWLLMNCPQFENPIDSLELLSQSFLDRQVRNFAIQNLCKMNDDDITMYLPQLIQAIKHEPHHYSILSKFLIRRVLLNKQNMAHIFFWQIKAEILTLKNGINPNEINDNNNNIDNNGDNNNNNNNNNNNNNNNNYNNDNDNDNYITNNSEFNNNNNNSVIQYPQWLERYQLILEIFLRGCSDEKLLEIYKQYQMYSKIKQVALGVKNVPNNKRKDYLIQVLGGGGSNGGNGNNDLLNYQEDFKTPINPEFRGKRIDVNGCKVKESKTLPLFLSIENYDPMGDNSFVIFKAGDDLRQDQLVIQMINIMDKMWLDDGIDLQTITYRCIATGPMEGMIEVVGDSITIAEIQKQQGGITAAFSETVISQWLKQENPSELEYSNAVENFIRSCAGCCVYSYILGIGDRHNDNIMITKSGHLFHIDHGRFLGNVQTWNGIKRERAPFVFTNAFANVIGGENNFKNFEDLCSRAYNTIRKHANVILNLFLMMVGGGLPELSKKSDIYYLRDALALDLTNEQAAIKFSNMIQESLVSRSTDLNFAVHILANPN; from the exons ATGAAcgataacaataataattataccaataatgaagaaattattaatcaaCTTAAATCCAAAAACCAAGAAACTGaaactaaaattttaaaactctATAATGCCGTAAAAATtgacaaaattaaaagaaaacaa gaatttgaaaatattgaagaacaaaatagaaaattatcaattcaaatcattgatttaaataataaaattgaagtaacaaataattcaaatgaaaaagagattgaattattaagaaatcaaattcaaaaagaaaaagataaatttgaaaatgggttaataaaaagtaaagaatttgaaaagtCTTATAATTCAAGTTCACCATTAAACAATTCACAATCATTTAgacaattaaaagaatttgaaattaattgtcACCATTTAGAAACTAAACTTAATGattcatcaattattaattcaagtAAAAccaatcatttaaatcaattaataactTCAACTGaatcaaaaattgaaaatcataAT aaaatattacaagaaaaagaaagaattaaaaataataaaattgaatatgaattattattagaagagttagataaaattaataaaagtgTAAATTTAACGAATAGTGGACCAAATAGTATGTACATTACAATATtggataatgaaattatgaATAATTTAGTAATCtctttagaaaataatattaaaactttaaaatcaccAAATTCATCAACAACTTCATTCATTAGTAGTAATGGTGGTAGTAGCAATGGTGGTAGTTCAATCATTAGTAGTAATGGTTCATCAGATAGTAGTTTaagttttgaaaatttatcaaaattattaattaaacaaagtTCATtcgatagtaataatttacataaaaagaaagaaactaatgaattacaacaacaacaacaacaacaacaacaacaacaacaacaacaacaacaacaacaacaacaacaacaacaaatagaaacaacagcaacaacaacaacagtatTGTTAACAGCAGAagaagaatttaataaaaagattgaatcaatacaaattaaacaaaaagagaggaaaatgaaaattaaagagAGTTTATCAAATtcgaataataatttaccaatttttgcatttgaaaattcaattaggTATCcgataaatattattacacCAACGATAACGTACCAGTTAAGTTATAGTTTAGAATTTGATACTATTCAaagtttatcaaataaaatttatcaacatattgattcaattgatgcAGTGATTTTAAAAAGGTTAAGAATCTACTCAATggaacaattaattttaaaaacttcatcaaattattattttcaagcGGTAtcacaaaatcaacaacctttaaaatatataccatacttttcaaatataaataaaaatcagtcaattgatttatataTAGTTTCAAAATTTGTTGAAGATGAATTTAATACTCAAATGTCAACGATTTTAGGAAAcgatttattattagagaATAATAGATCAACTGAAGAATCAATTagttttagaaataaaatgattaaatttttagatCAAGTTAAAtctcatcaaattcaattagatAATGAAACAACTTTAttacaatcatcatcatcaacaacaacaacaacaccaacaataacaacaccaccaaacatacttggtaataatatatcacctttttcatcaccaccaactTCACCAAATTCTTCAATGTCATCATTACCttctttaaaatcatcaactTCTCAactttctttaataattggtaATTCTCGTCCACTATCACAAAGTtgtaatagtttaaataatttacaagataataacaataataataataataataataataatagtataacAAATagtaaatcatcatcatcaaataatttatttaaatcaattttaaaatcaaatgcaATTAATATTgcaatgaataataataatagtagtaataataataatgaagaatttgaaCAGTTTATTGGTAATAGTTGGAAATCAtgttcaccatcatcatcatcattaaataaaagattattaatgtttagtccatcaacatcaccaatgTCATCATtgtcatcatcaccaatgtcatcatcaccatcaacatcaatgatatcattaccaaattttatgatattaaaacaaaaatcaataaataatttaaatttaagtTCAAATTGGTCATTGACAGAATCAAATTGTACAATTAGATTATATATTACAAAgaatataattaaaacatttgtTTGTAGTATTCAAAGTACAATTggtgaattaaaagaattgatatttaaaaagtttcaaaaaataatcgaATCTGAGCATCACGAAATTCAAtcgaataaatttttaattaaaattcgTGGTcttgaaatttatttaacaAATCAACAATCTCAATTATCTTCAATTGGttatataaattcaaaatctaGAAGACAAaagaaaattgatttattattgattttaattaatcaatttaatatgattgaaataaataaatttcaattggattcatatgattttcaatttaatcAACAACTTGAAAAGAATATTTTCTTTGACCAACAATTGAATGAGAATATATTCCCATCGAATCTATCATATGGGTGtggtaaaaattttaaaattagaattggtagtttaaaaaatttcgaTATTTCAAGAATTGGTAAACTTTATGGTATAAAGAATACAAGTTCTTCTAAAATCTATGTTTTAGCACAAATTTATCAAGgtgaattttataaaatttcaaatgaaatgcAAACTCCGaaattaccattatcaaGCAATCCAAGTTGGTTATGTACCTTGGAAGGTCCATCATTCAATCAAATTCCATCAAATGCAATCATttctttaaaagttttaattaatgatacaATCATTGGTTGGATAAATTATCATATTtggaattataaaaataaattaaatactggttttatgaatttaaaattatggtcaaatgataaaatttttaatccaACTTATTTACatagaaattattttaataaaaataaaaatcaaaatcaaaataataataataattttacaaattataatgaaagtaatgaagatgattttGAAACGTTAATGctatcatttgaaattgatttatcattacAATCAATTTACTTCTCACCAGAACCATTAGATAATCATCAATTACAAATACTTGAAGAAAAGTATTTCATGTCAACAATGTCAACACCAGattcaaatcaaaatcagttaattataaattcaattttgaAAAAGGATGTATTaacagatttaaaaaaagaagaaaaagaattaatttggAAGAATAGAAATTATtgtaaaaatcaaatgaataattcaatttcaaaattaattttatctgtGCCTTGGAATGATAGTGAATCAGTTCAAGAGTTTTATTGGTTATTAATGAATTGTCCACAATTTGAAAATCCAATTGATagtttagaattattaagtCAATCATTCCTAGATAGACAAGTTAGAAATTTTGCAATTCAAAATCTTTGTAAAAtgaatgatgatgatatcaCTATGTATCTTCCACAATTAATTCAAGCAATTAAACATGAACCACATCATTATTCAATACTTTCAAAATTCCTAATTCGTCgtgttttattaaataaacaaaatatgGCTCATATTTTCTTTTGGCAAATTAAAGCTGaaattttaactttaaaaaatggtattaatccaaatgaaattaatgataataataataatattgataataatggtgataataataataataataataataataataataataataataataataattataataatgataatgataatgataattatattacaaataattcagaatttaataataataataataattcagtAATTCAATATCCACAATGGTTAGAAAggtatcaattaattttagaaatttttttaagaGGTTGTAgtgatgaaaaattattagaaatttataaacaatatcaaatgtatagtaaaattaaacaagTTGCACTTGGTGTAAAAAATgtaccaaataataaaagaaaagattatttaattcaagttttaggtggtggtggtagtaatggtggtaatggtaataatgatttattaaattatcaagaaGATTTTAAAACACCAATTAATCCAGAATTTAGAGGTAAAAGAATTGATGTTAATGGTTGTAAAGTTAAAGAATCAAAAActttaccattatttttatcaattgaaaattatgaTCCGATGGGTGATAATAGTTTTGTGATTTTTAAAGCTGGTGATGATTTAAGACAAGATCAATTAGTTATTCAAATGATTAATATTATGGATAAGATGTGGTTGGATGATGGTATAGATTTACAAACTATTACTTATAGATGTATTGCAACGGGTCCAATGGAGGGTATGATTGAGGTTGTTGGTGACTCAATTACAATTGCAGAgattcaaaaacaacaagGTGGTATCACTGCTGCATTCTCAGAGACTGTGATCTCTCAATGGTTAAAACAAGAGAACCCATCAGAATTGGAGTATAGTAATGCCGTTGAAAATTTCATTAGATCTTGTGCTGGTTGTTGTGTTTATTCTTATATATTGGGTATTGGTGATAGACATAATGACAATATTATGATCACAAAATCTGGCCATCTATTTCATATTGATCATGGTAGATTCTTGGGAAATGTTCAAACTTGGAATGGAATAAAAAGAGAGAGGGCTCCCTTTGTATTCACCAATGCATTTGCAAATGTAATTGGTGGTgaaaacaatttcaaaaatttcgAAGACCTATGTTCAAGAGCTTACAATACAATTAGAAAACATGCAAATGTCATCCTCAACCTTTTCCTAATGATGGTTGGTGGTGGTTTACCAGAATTAAGTAAAAAATCTGATATCTATTATCTTCGTGATGCTTTAGCTTTAGATCTAACAAATGAACAAGCTGCAATTAAATTCTCAAATATGATTCAAGAATCTTTAGTTTCAAGATCAactgatttaaattttgctGTTCATATTTTAGCAAAtccaaattaa
- the vps15 gene encoding VPS15 family protein kinase — MGNTVGAPIVSEYLEDEIGPIVFKKSLGNARFLKTVKAYHSEEGYVVVKIYKKRNTKESLEKYKIMLKEIKDNFNITPSFNIMPYQHFIETDRSGYLIRQYFHNNLYDRLSTRPFLSMIEKKFIAFQLLKALEQSSFKGVFHGDIKSENVLVTTSNWVYLSDFACYKPTFIPEDNPADFSFYFDTSGRRTCYIAPERFYETNRGAPSNNELTPKMDIFSLGCVIAELFLDGFPIFDFSQLLSYRKGEYSPEPIIRQRIQDPNIQTLILHMIQKDPDQRYTPEKYISKWNTVFPQYFSFAHQFIPELMRLENDDRVMCISDKFDEIVDIFKNNSITNLFKSNLNQSTNSNTIGSFRVSTPSSPILISNNNNNNNNNNNNNNNNNNNNNNNNNNNNNNNNNQTTTTTTNTNINTTQQQQQQQQQQQQQLQRPLSKLDDIGKNIANIIYKTEQFVKESDEFDKTDITNIKELNIQTTPTINTSTINRVIQTSKTNTNLDTINENSNNNIGVNRKKVTVVEGLDLFLSVIYTAVKHCQFPSTKVKCVGSLLVRLAEMLDDECRLQKIVPYIMSMISPEQPTLVRVEALRSLAKVLEMVQTFPPSESSIFGQYILPSLSQLSHESTDEIIRIAFAEILPQLATTAKRFLEIAQHYRDPDSEGIMESRKDRAKFRVYDSDLQEVQDQFFNKVSDLLTKDSCNTLKKIILSDIYRLCVFFGRQKTNESVLPLIITFLNDRDWQLRCAFFENIVAVCTVVGAGSLESFIYPCILLALTDEEEFVTEKALSSLSELCSLGLLRKPILLELLVKTSPMLLHPNNWIRYGVVSLIVKICQSLSKADVYCYVKPKLSPFLVNLNGNGNGNAEISDTITESNLIQLLDSPISRESFNKIVKFIARNRINLSSSINSILANDNDNFNGESFNSNGSGGGGNPNLVSSTGGSNRRLRALSNKFFVPNILSASNSSINSTSGDIGSLLSQSTEESLAFLRQMTSIGISDSDQNKIIKCFDYLQSKKCKDLESANNSEGNVIVIRTNGTTIISSSNNSNNNTLSSSTTSSNSTTPTNSTVNLHSVLNNTTIIQQQQQQLQQTITQQSITQQQQQQQQQQQVSGGITTGGTTTTTLGRSSSPQLTGLNPSILSNSNNIQLSSSVVDVTKLPNSIPIRMVKIRGGDQSLNNSTVSLGSVAGGNIITPSTSLSNSNTMVGNNNNNSYNTSTSSSPLSSSVLNSSVGMNNLTNSNANSINNSSGINNNNSNNNSVNSNNYNNMNNNTMNNSVNLMNSNQIGQQQQQNPNTVKIDLVSPSDLNVVSKKYYIRDPKMGLSTILKVETNVECSIKVPLPLPDLGSTDSVLGGGLLSSGGVGGGVGGTGGGNINGVSGINGNVGGGGGGVGVGTVGSGGNGSIGGGNSGINNGSGGGGVNSGGNSGINSGSTNSSGSLYGNGNGLDNLPNSTWRPMGILVSHFFEHKAAVNEIQVSSDNLFFATASNDGTVKIWDCQRMEKSVTNRARQTYAQQEGRITSISICEKTHSIASASDKGSIHVFRVGISGKQKNGNIKYTNLSTVKNITETTRGNIVSVSHYSTNSSSVVTYATTKGGIHGWDLRSQQDAFNLVNDASLGLIQAFLIDPNRNWLVTGTSRGFLTCWDLRFGIPLYSVRVSNGRILKFAPYMLAKSASESWVYISTEQDNVIVFDLSNKKTTRVFKRSYEQPPQQQPQQPQPPQQQQQQQSQMNRSINMTSSTTTTTTSSYDFGTENLKTSSYSQLPSNPLVNSIVNNSNINNNNNNNDNSNNVTIFKPTPLVRALLNPPNCPFLITAGDDKRIKLWDWNNLPQSYYVSIGKEPPPFYTHKFSNDTSNAYEIHEEVWHDTSSSSFYSNSAMFGGGGGGQPMSTSLSSSSLSQQQHQAQLQLQYQLQQQQQQQQYINHLQQQKSKTSISMPTVHHQEPILDIKMMEVPNPMLISASTDGVVKVWK, encoded by the exons atggGTAATACAGTTGGAGCACCAATTGTTTCAGAATATTTAGAAGATGAAATCGGACCAATTGTCTTCAAAAAATCATTAGGTAATGCTAGATTCTTAAAAACTGTTAAAGCATATCATAGTGAAGAAGGATATGTTGttgtaaaaatatataaaaaaaggaatacTAAAGAATCTttagaaaaatataaaataatgttaaaag agattaaagataattttaatattacacCATCATTTAATATAATGCCATATCAACATTTTATAGAGACAGATAGATCAGGTTATTTAATTAGAcaatattttcataataatttatatgatAGATTAAGTACAAGACCATTCTTATCAATGATTGAAAAGAAGTTTATAGcatttcaattattgaagGCATTGGAGCAAAGTTCATTCAAGGGTGTATTTCATGGTGATATAAAGAGTGAAAATGTATTAGTTACCACATCGAATTGGGTGTATTTATCGGATTTTGCATGTTATAAACCAACGTTCATACCAGAGGATAACCCTGCCGATTTCAGCTTCTATTTCGATACGTCAGGTCGTAGAACTTGTTATATCGCACCCGAAAGATTCTATGAAACTAATAGAGGTGCACCATCAAACAATGAGCTAACACCCAAAATGGATATCTTCTCATTGGGTTGTGTAATTGCGGAACTGTTTTTAGATGGGTTCCCAATCTTTGATTTCTCACAATTACTAAGTTATAGAAAGGGTGAATATTCACCAGAACCCATCATTAGACAACGTATTCAAGATCCAAATATTCAAACATTAATTTTACACATGATTCAAAAAGATCCCGATCAACGTTACACTCCAGAGAAATACATCTCAAAATGGAATACTGTTTTCCCTCAATACTTCTCCTTTGCTCATCAATTCATTCCAGAATTAATGCGTTTAGAAAATGATGATCGTGTTATGTGTATCAgtgataaatttgatgagATTGTTgacatatttaaaaataattcaataactaatctttttaaatcaaatttaaatcaatcaacaaattcaaacaCAATTGGTAGTTTTAGAGTTTCAACACCATcttcaccaattttaataagtaataataataataataataataataataataataataataataataataataataataataataataataataataataataataataataataataatcaaactactacaactacaacaaatacaaatataaatactacacaacaacaacaacaacaacaacaacaacaacaacaacaattacaaagaccattatcaaaattagatgatattggtaaaaatattgcaaatataatatataagaCTGAACAATTTGTAAAGGAATCAGATGAATTTGATAAGACTGATATTACTAATATAAAGGAATTGAATATTCAAACTACACCAACGATTAATACTTCAACGATTAATAGAGTAATTCAAACAAGtaaaacaaatacaaatttagATACTATAAATGagaatagtaataataatattggtgtAAATAGAAAAAAGGTTACGGTGGTTGAAGGattggatttatttttatcggTGATTTATACGGCAGTTAAGCATTGTCAATTCCCATCGACCAAAGTGAAATGTGTTGGATCATTGTTGGTTAGATTGGCAGAGATGTTGGATGACGAATGCAGACTTCAAAAGATTGTACCATACATAATGAGTATGATATCGCCTGAGCAACCTACACTCGTTAGAGTTGAAGCATTGAGAAGTTTAGCAAAGGTATTGGAGATGGTTCAAACTTTCCCACCAAGTGAGTCCTCGATATTTGGTCAATACATTTTACCATCACTTTCTCAACTTTCACATGAATCAACTGATGAAATCATTAGAATTGCATTCGCAGAGATATTACCACAATTGGCTACAACAGCAAAGAGGTTCTTGGAGATTGCTCAACATTATCGTGATCCTGATTCTGAGGGAATTATGGAGTCGAGAAAGGATCGTGCCAAATTCAGAGTATACGATTCCGATCTTCAAGAGGTACAAGACCAATTCTTTAACAAGGTTTCAGATTTATTAACAAAGGACAGTTGCAACACTTTGAAAAAGATCATACTGTCCGATATCTATAGGTTGTGTGTTTTCTTTGGTAGACAGAAAACCAATGAATCCGTACTACCATTGATTATCACTTTCTTGAATGATAGGGATTGGCAATTGAGATGTGCATTCTTTGAGAATATAGTTGCCGTTTGTACTGTGGTTGGTGCAGGAAGTTTGGAATCATTCATTTATCCCTGTATTCTATTGGCATTAACTGATGAGGAGGAGTTTGTAACAGAGAAAGCTTTATCAAGTTTATCAGAACTTTGTTCTTTAGGTCTATTACGTAAACCGATCCTATTGGAATTATTAGTTAAAACTTCACCAATGCTACTTCATCCAAATAATTGGATACGTTATGGTGTTGTTTCACTAATTGTTAAAATTTgtcaatcattatcaaagGCTGATGTCTATTGTTATGTTAAACCAAAATTATCACCTTTTTTAGTTAATCTCAATGGTAATGGAAATGGAAATGCTGAAATTAGTGATACTATTAcagaatcaaatttaattcaattattagatTCACCAATCTCAAgagaatcatttaataaaatcgTTAAATTTATAGCTAGAAatagaattaatttatcaagttctataaattcaatattagcaaatgataatgataattttaatggtgaaagttttaatagtaatggtagtggtggtggtggtaatccAAATTTAGTTAGTTCAACGGGTGGATCAAATAGAAGATTACGTGCATTAAGTAATAAATTCTTTGTACCAAATATTTTATCAgcttcaaattcatcaataaATTCAACATCTGGTGATATTGGTAGTTTATTATCACAATCCACTGAAGAATCATTAGCATTCCTTAGACAAATGACAAGTATTGGTATAAGTGATTCagatcaaaataaaatcattaaatgttTTGATTATCTTCAATCAAAGAAATGTAAAGATTTAGAAAGTGCTAATAATAGTGAAGGAAATGTTATAGTAATTCGTACGAATGGTACAACAATTAtaagtagtagtaataatagcaataataatacattatcTTCTTCAACTACAAGTAGTAACTCAACAACTccaacaaattcaactgTAAATTTACATagtgttttaaataatacaacaatcattcaacaacaacaacaacaacttcaacaaacAATAACTCAACAAAGTATaacccaacaacaacaacaacaacagcaacaacaacaagttaGTGGTGGTATAACGACAGGTggtacaacaacaacaacattaggtagatcatcatcaccacaatTAACAGGTTTAAATCCATCAATTTtaagtaatagtaataatattcaacTATCATCATCAGTGGTTGATGTTacaaaattaccaaattcaatacCAATTAGAATGGTTAAAATTAGAGGTGGTGATcaaagtttaaataattcaaccGTTTCATTAGGTAGTGTTGCAGGTGGTAATATAATAACGccatcaacatcattatcaaatagtaatacaatggttggtaataataataataatagttacaacacatcaacttcatcatcaccattatcatcatctgtATTAAATTCTTCAGTTGGTATGAATAATCTTACAAATAGTAATGCAAatagtataaataatagtagcggtattaataacaataatagtaataataatagtgtaaatagtaataattataataatatgaataataatacaatgaATAATAGTgttaatttaatgaattcaaatcaaattggtcaacaacaacaacaaaatccaAATACTGTTAAAATCGATTTAGTTAGTCCATCAGATTTGAATGTTGTTTCAaagaaatattatattaGAGATCCAAAAATGGGTTTATCAACAATATTAAAAGTTGAAACAAATGTAGAATGTTCAATAAAGGTACCATTGCCTTTACCAGATTTAGGCAGTACTGATTCTGTATTAGGTGGTGGTTTATTATCAtctggtggtgttggtggtggtgttggtggtacTGGTGGCGGTAATATTAATGGTGTTTCAGGTATTAATGGTAATgtaggtggtggtggtggcggtgttggtgttggtactgtaggtagtggtggtaatggtagtataggtggtggtaatagtgGTATTAATAATGGCAGTGGTGGTGGCGGCGttaatagtggtggtaatagtGGTATTAATAGTGGTAGCAcaaatagtagtggtagtttaTATGGTAATGGCAATGGTTTAGataatttaccaaattcaaCATGGAGACCAATGGGTATATTGGTAAGTCATTTCTTTGAACATAAAGCGGCAGTCAATGAAATTCAAGTTAGTAGTGATAACCTTTTCTTTGCAACCGCAAGTAATGATGGTACCGTAAAGATTTGGGATTGTCAAAGAATGGAAAAGAGTGTAACCAATAGAGCACGTCAAACCTATGCTCAACAAGAGGGTAGAATCACATCGATTTCAATCTGTGAGAAAACTCATTCGATTGCATCGGCATCTGATAAAGGTTCAATTCACGTCTTCCGTGTTGGTATAAGTGGTAAACAAAAGAATGGTAATATTAAGTACACCAATCTATCAACGGTAAAGAATATAACCGAAACCACTCGTGGCAATATAGTTTCCGTTAGTCATTATAGTACAAATTCTTCATCGGTCGTAACTTATGCAACTACAAAAGGTGGAATTCACGGTTGGGATTTAAGAAGTCAACAAGACGCCTTCAACCTTGTAAATGATGCTTCATTGGGTTTAATTCAAGCTTTCTTAATTGATCCAAATAGAAACTGGTTAGTCACTGGTACAAGTAGAGGTTTCCTAACTTGTTGGGATCTTAGATTTGGTATACCACTTTATAGCGTTCGTGTTTCAAATGGTCGTATCCTAAAATTTGCTCCATATATGTTGGCAAAATCTGCTTCTGAAAGTTGGGTTTATATTTCAACTGAACAAGATAAtgttattgtttttgatttatcaaataaaaaaacaactcgtgtatttaaaagatcatatgaacaaccaccacaacaacaacctcaacaaccacaaccaccacaacaacaacaacaacaacaatctcaaaTGAATAGATCAATTAATAtgacatcatcaacaactaccactactacaaGTAGTTATGATTTTGGTACAGAAAATCTTAAAACAAGTTCATATTCACAATTACCTTCAAATCCATTAGTAAATAGTattgttaataatagtaatattaataataataataataataatgataattcaaacAATGTAACTATATTCAAACCAACACCATTAGTAAGAGCATTACTTAATCCACCAAATTGtccatttttaataacaGCAGGTGAtgataaaagaattaaactTTGGGATTGGAATAATTTACCACAATCTTATTATGTTTCAATTGGCAAAGAACCACCACCATTTTATACtcataaattttcaaatgatacaAGTAATGCTTATGAAATTCATGAAGAAGTTTGGCATGATACTAGTTCCTCTTCTTTCTATTCAAATTCTGCAAtgtttggtggtggtggtggtggtcaACCAATGTCAACATCACTTTCATCTTCATCCCtttcacaacaacaacatcaagcTCAATTACAACTTCAAtatcaattacaacaacaacagcaacaacaacaatacatcaatcatttacaacaacaaaaatcaaaaacttcAATTTCAATGCCAACAGTTCATCATCAAGAACCAATTTTAGATATAAAAATGATGGAAGTACCAAATCCAATGCTAATCTCTGCAAGTACTGATGGTGTTGTAAAAGtttggaaataa